A single genomic interval of Amycolatopsis albispora harbors:
- a CDS encoding type II toxin-antitoxin system Phd/YefM family antitoxin encodes MATKITQRELRNDAPAIMRAVENGESFILTRNGTEIADLVPHRQRPEFVPAEDFLGLLADLPPTDPEEFYADLDAAVDPDPFRAAGESER; translated from the coding sequence GTGGCCACCAAGATCACGCAACGTGAGTTGCGCAACGACGCCCCCGCGATCATGCGTGCGGTGGAGAATGGTGAGAGCTTCATCCTGACCCGGAACGGCACCGAGATCGCGGACCTGGTGCCGCACCGGCAGCGGCCCGAGTTCGTTCCCGCCGAGGATTTCCTCGGCTTGCTCGCTGACCTGCCGCCGACGGATCCCGAGGAGTTCTACGCCGATCTGGACGCGGCGGTGGACCCGGATCCGTTCCGCGCGGCCGGTGAAAGCGAGCGATGA
- a CDS encoding Crp/Fnr family transcriptional regulator: protein MDETLARAGIFQGVEPAAAEALAQTLESVEFPRGHVIFSEGEPGDKLYIIQSGKVKLGRKSADGRENLLQIMGPSDMFGELSIFDPGPRTSSATTVTEVRAVMMDRPALRQWISTRPEIAEQLLRVVARRLRRTNNMVAELIFTDVPGRVARALLQLAQRFGSQEAGLLRVTHDLTQEEIAQYVGASRETVNKALADFAHRGWLRLEGKSVLILDPERLARRAR, encoded by the coding sequence GTGGACGAAACCCTGGCCCGCGCGGGCATCTTCCAGGGGGTGGAACCTGCCGCAGCTGAGGCGCTGGCGCAGACCTTGGAGAGCGTCGAGTTCCCCCGCGGCCACGTGATCTTCAGTGAGGGCGAACCCGGCGACAAGCTCTACATCATCCAGTCCGGGAAGGTGAAGCTCGGCCGCAAGTCCGCGGACGGGCGCGAGAACCTGCTCCAGATCATGGGCCCGTCCGACATGTTCGGCGAGCTGTCGATCTTCGACCCGGGCCCGCGGACCTCCAGCGCCACCACGGTGACCGAGGTGCGCGCGGTGATGATGGACCGCCCGGCGCTGCGCCAGTGGATCTCCACCCGGCCCGAGATCGCCGAGCAGCTGCTGCGCGTGGTCGCGCGACGGCTGCGCCGGACGAACAACATGGTCGCCGAGCTGATCTTCACCGACGTTCCCGGCCGCGTCGCGCGGGCCCTGCTCCAGCTGGCCCAGCGCTTCGGCAGCCAGGAGGCCGGCCTGCTGCGGGTCACCCACGACCTGACGCAGGAGGAGATCGCCCAGTACGTCGGCGCGTCGCGGGAGACCGTGAACAAGGCGCTGGCCGACTTCGCGCACCGCGGCTGGCTGCGACTGGAAGGCAAGAGCGTGCTGATCCTGGACCCGGAGCGGCTGGCTCGACGGGCTCGCTGA
- a CDS encoding TlpA family protein disulfide reductase — protein sequence MTTATKWALAVAVLLLAVIVAVLPRTQHTPQVSEDLGPARAKAALAACTTGTPGPALAGVGTECLGDGSPVDLAAALGPGPTLVNIWATWCQPCRTELPVLAAYAAEPGAARVLTVQVASSPSDGLELLAELGVRLPAVYDGEGQAGPVRTALKVPPALPASYLVTPGGEVRFIDNPRLLADVGQVREAVARYSA from the coding sequence TTGACCACGGCGACCAAGTGGGCGCTCGCGGTGGCGGTGCTGTTGCTCGCGGTGATCGTCGCGGTGTTGCCGAGAACACAGCACACGCCCCAGGTGTCGGAGGATCTTGGTCCCGCGCGGGCGAAGGCGGCACTGGCCGCGTGCACCACGGGCACGCCGGGTCCCGCGCTCGCGGGTGTGGGCACGGAATGCCTGGGTGACGGCTCGCCGGTCGACCTGGCCGCCGCGCTCGGCCCCGGCCCGACGCTGGTCAACATCTGGGCGACCTGGTGCCAGCCCTGCCGCACCGAGCTGCCGGTGCTCGCCGCCTACGCGGCCGAGCCGGGCGCCGCGCGGGTGCTCACCGTGCAGGTCGCCAGCTCGCCGTCGGACGGCCTGGAGCTGCTCGCGGAACTGGGCGTGCGCCTGCCCGCGGTGTATGACGGTGAGGGGCAGGCCGGGCCCGTGCGCACCGCGCTGAAGGTGCCGCCCGCGCTGCCCGCGTCCTATTTGGTCACCCCGGGCGGGGAGGTCCGGTTCATCGACAACCCGCGCCTGCTCGCCGATGTGGGGCAGGTGCGCGAAGCCGTGGCGAGGTACTCCGCATGA
- a CDS encoding MBL fold metallo-hydrolase has translation MTHPAYGVLRQVSPTASVLLENNPSSMTLEGTNSWVLRAPGASSCVIVDPGYDDREHLSLLAASAPVELILLTHHHPDHADGAPWLASEVSAPVRAFDASLCIGAEALAADEVVSVAGLEIGVLHTPGHTADSVSFRIGGEVLTGDTILGRGTTVLDDLGAYLGSLRVLASVPPGTLGLPGHGPELADLGATAREYLAHREQRLDQVRAALRELGPDATPRQVVELVYADVDRALWVPAEHSVRAQLDYLRTL, from the coding sequence GTGACCCATCCCGCTTACGGTGTGCTGCGCCAGGTCTCGCCGACCGCGTCGGTGCTGCTGGAGAACAACCCGTCGTCGATGACGCTGGAGGGCACGAACAGCTGGGTGCTGCGGGCACCGGGGGCGTCGTCGTGCGTGATCGTCGACCCCGGCTACGACGACCGGGAACACCTGTCGTTGCTGGCGGCCTCGGCGCCGGTCGAGCTGATCCTGCTGACGCACCACCACCCGGACCACGCCGATGGCGCGCCTTGGCTGGCCTCGGAGGTCTCCGCGCCGGTACGGGCGTTCGACGCTTCGCTGTGCATCGGCGCGGAGGCGCTGGCCGCCGACGAGGTGGTTTCGGTGGCCGGGCTGGAGATCGGCGTGCTGCACACGCCGGGGCACACGGCCGACTCGGTGTCGTTCCGGATCGGCGGTGAGGTGCTCACCGGCGACACGATCCTGGGGCGCGGCACCACGGTGCTGGATGATCTCGGTGCGTACCTGGGCTCGTTGCGCGTGCTGGCCTCGGTGCCGCCGGGCACGCTGGGCCTGCCGGGCCACGGGCCGGAGTTGGCGGACCTGGGGGCGACCGCGCGCGAGTACCTGGCACACCGGGAGCAGCGGCTGGACCAGGTGCGGGCCGCCTTGCGTGAGCTGGGTCCGGACGCCACGCCCCGGCAGGTCGTCGAACTCGTTTACGCCGATGTGGACCGGGCGCTGTGGGTGCCCGCGGAACACAGCGTGCGGGCCCAACTGGACTACCTACGCACGCTGTAG
- a CDS encoding alpha/beta fold hydrolase, giving the protein MHAGPDPSTVRFGGPWTHRDVSANGIRLHVAELGSGPLVLLLHGFGEFWWAWHRQLTGLAEAGFRVVAADLRGYGDSDKPPRGYDAWTLAGDVAGLVKALGERRAHLVGHAWGGMLAWTAATLHPRVAASVGALGAAHPLALRGSVARTAWRGRGGNQARAIGHLFGFQVPMAPERRLVRDDAAEVERLMRAWAGPKWTETAEFAEAAAKFRQAMQVPGVAHSSLEYYRWAFRAQFRGEGRRFTEAADKPSPVPVLQLHGQEDRCVLPRTAEASERWLGPDSVLTTLAGVGHYPHLEAPLRTTEILVQFLTKSA; this is encoded by the coding sequence GTGCACGCGGGTCCTGATCCGTCCACCGTGCGGTTCGGCGGTCCATGGACCCATCGCGACGTCTCGGCCAACGGCATCCGGCTGCACGTCGCGGAACTGGGCTCCGGGCCGCTGGTGTTGCTGCTGCACGGGTTCGGCGAGTTCTGGTGGGCGTGGCACCGCCAGCTGACCGGGCTGGCCGAAGCCGGTTTCCGGGTGGTCGCCGCGGATCTGCGCGGCTACGGCGACTCCGACAAACCGCCACGCGGCTACGACGCGTGGACGCTCGCCGGTGACGTCGCGGGGCTGGTGAAGGCGCTCGGGGAACGCCGCGCGCACCTCGTCGGGCACGCCTGGGGCGGCATGCTCGCCTGGACCGCCGCCACCCTGCACCCGCGGGTCGCCGCTTCGGTGGGCGCGCTCGGCGCCGCGCACCCGCTGGCCCTGCGCGGCTCGGTGGCCAGGACGGCCTGGCGCGGCCGGGGCGGCAACCAGGCCCGCGCGATCGGGCACCTCTTCGGCTTCCAGGTGCCGATGGCGCCGGAACGCAGGCTGGTCCGGGACGACGCCGCCGAGGTGGAGCGGCTGATGCGGGCCTGGGCTGGTCCGAAGTGGACGGAGACCGCCGAGTTCGCCGAGGCGGCGGCGAAGTTCCGGCAGGCGATGCAGGTGCCCGGGGTGGCGCACAGCTCGCTCGAGTACTACCGCTGGGCCTTCCGCGCGCAGTTCCGCGGTGAGGGCAGGCGGTTCACCGAAGCCGCCGACAAGCCGAGCCCCGTGCCGGTGCTGCAGTTGCACGGCCAGGAGGACCGCTGCGTGCTGCCGCGCACGGCCGAAGCCTCCGAACGCTGGCTCGGCCCGGACTCGGTGCTGACCACGCTCGCCGGCGTCGGCCACTACCCGCACCTGGAAGCCCCGTTGCGCACCACGGAGATCCTGGTGCAGTTCCTCACCAAGAGCGCTTGA
- a CDS encoding MFS transporter produces MSHSASGGTTLADYRAALTAPGTRGPVIASVLARLPIAMIGIAALLYVQRETGSFAAAGLVSAGSLVGVAAGSVVQGRLIDRFGPTRPLLTTTVLFAAAVATLITFIEAGAPTALLVVLAGGIGITEPMVGSASRALWGRLVPAGPARAAAYSYEAISMEVFFILGPGFAGALAAAPWAGTGLVLGASAMVTGSTLFALSPVVRAWGAAPSGRRPLLGALASPGMRTLAIAALGFGVVIGFVEVAVPASATNAGHATVGGLLLSAWSVSSVVFGVAYSLRPWPRQMGLRLPVLLAAFGGMVALLALPGSLWGLALAMLGAGALITPQSTAHSAAIELVAPEGTAAEAFGWVITSVTLGLAFGQSVSGYLVEASGPPASFLAAGVAAVALAAVVFGLRRTIRPATTPAPAELVGAAA; encoded by the coding sequence ATGTCCCACTCTGCCTCCGGCGGCACCACGCTGGCCGACTACCGCGCCGCGCTGACCGCACCCGGTACGCGCGGCCCGGTGATCGCCTCCGTGCTGGCCCGCCTGCCGATCGCGATGATCGGCATCGCCGCACTGCTCTACGTGCAGCGGGAGACCGGGTCGTTCGCCGCCGCCGGGCTGGTTTCGGCCGGTTCGCTGGTGGGCGTGGCCGCCGGTTCGGTGGTCCAGGGGCGGCTGATCGACCGCTTCGGCCCGACCCGGCCGCTGCTGACCACCACCGTGTTGTTCGCCGCCGCCGTCGCGACGTTGATCACCTTCATCGAGGCGGGCGCGCCGACCGCGTTGCTGGTGGTGCTCGCCGGCGGGATCGGGATCACCGAGCCGATGGTGGGCTCGGCCTCGCGCGCGCTGTGGGGGCGGCTGGTGCCCGCCGGTCCGGCCAGGGCCGCCGCGTACTCCTACGAGGCGATCAGCATGGAGGTCTTCTTCATCCTCGGGCCCGGTTTCGCCGGTGCGCTCGCGGCCGCGCCGTGGGCGGGTACCGGGCTGGTGCTCGGTGCTTCGGCGATGGTCACCGGATCGACCCTGTTCGCGCTGAGCCCGGTCGTCCGCGCCTGGGGCGCCGCGCCGTCCGGCCGCCGCCCGCTGCTCGGCGCGCTGGCCAGCCCCGGCATGCGCACGCTCGCCATCGCGGCGCTCGGTTTTGGTGTGGTGATCGGCTTTGTCGAGGTCGCCGTGCCCGCTTCGGCGACCAACGCCGGGCACGCCACGGTCGGCGGGCTGCTGCTGTCGGCCTGGTCGGTCAGCTCGGTGGTGTTCGGCGTGGCGTACAGCCTGCGCCCGTGGCCGCGTCAGATGGGGCTGCGGTTGCCGGTGCTGCTGGCGGCCTTCGGCGGCATGGTGGCGCTGCTCGCGCTGCCCGGCTCGCTCTGGGGACTGGCGCTGGCCATGCTCGGGGCGGGCGCGCTGATCACCCCGCAGTCCACCGCGCACTCCGCGGCGATCGAGCTGGTCGCGCCGGAGGGCACCGCGGCCGAGGCGTTCGGCTGGGTGATCACCTCGGTCACCCTGGGTCTGGCGTTCGGGCAGTCGGTCAGCGGTTACCTGGTCGAGGCGAGCGGGCCGCCCGCTTCGTTCCTCGCCGCCGGGGTCGCCGCGGTCGCACTGGCCGCCGTGGTGTTCGGCCTGCGCCGCACGATCCGGCCCGCCACCACGCCCGCGCCCGCCGAACTTGTCGGTGCCGCCGCCTAG
- the nhaA gene encoding Na+/H+ antiporter NhaA, producing MSTPEPRLPAKAAEFARYLRTETTGGLILLAATALALLVANSPLGDIYRDIRDFQLGPHFLHLDLSIGDWAKDGLLALFFFVAGLELKRELVVGELSKFKQAILPIFAALGGMIVPAVVALGIGWGEPGIDRAWAVPVATDIAFALGVLALTGSNLPSSARVFLLSLAVVDDLGAIIVIAVLFTTGFDLVAAAIALVALALYAWLQHRRVRAWWLYVPLAVITWVAVHSAGIHATIAGVALGLLTRVRPDEGEEHAPAIRLEHRLQPWSAALAVPLFALFAAGIEIDGDALASVFTSALPLAIMIGLIGGKVIGILGASALAVKLGFAAKPRGMGWRDMTALSVLGGVGFTVSLLIADLALDGALAEQAKAAVLIASAIASLTAAALLLRRSRVHANAEDPEVTDD from the coding sequence GTGAGCACACCCGAACCCCGGCTTCCCGCCAAGGCCGCCGAATTCGCGCGGTACCTGCGCACCGAGACCACCGGCGGGCTGATCCTGCTGGCGGCCACCGCGCTCGCCCTGCTGGTGGCCAACTCCCCGCTCGGCGACATCTACCGCGACATCCGGGACTTCCAGCTGGGGCCGCACTTCCTGCACCTGGACCTGTCCATTGGGGACTGGGCGAAGGACGGGCTGCTCGCGCTGTTCTTCTTCGTCGCCGGGCTGGAGCTCAAGCGTGAGCTGGTGGTCGGCGAGCTGTCGAAGTTCAAGCAGGCGATCCTGCCGATCTTCGCCGCGCTCGGCGGCATGATCGTGCCCGCGGTGGTCGCGCTGGGCATCGGCTGGGGCGAGCCGGGCATCGACCGCGCGTGGGCCGTGCCGGTGGCCACCGACATCGCCTTCGCGCTCGGTGTGCTGGCGCTGACCGGGTCCAACCTGCCCAGCAGCGCCCGGGTTTTCCTGCTGTCGCTGGCCGTCGTGGACGACCTGGGCGCGATCATCGTGATCGCGGTGCTGTTCACCACCGGCTTCGACCTGGTCGCCGCGGCGATCGCGCTGGTCGCGCTGGCGCTCTACGCCTGGCTCCAGCACCGGCGGGTGCGGGCGTGGTGGCTGTACGTGCCGCTGGCGGTGATCACCTGGGTCGCGGTGCACTCGGCTGGCATCCACGCCACCATCGCCGGGGTCGCGCTCGGCCTGCTCACCCGCGTCCGCCCCGACGAAGGCGAGGAGCACGCACCCGCGATCCGGCTGGAGCACCGGCTGCAGCCGTGGTCGGCGGCGCTGGCCGTGCCGCTTTTCGCGTTGTTCGCCGCGGGCATCGAGATCGACGGGGACGCGCTCGCTTCGGTGTTCACCTCGGCGCTGCCGCTGGCGATCATGATCGGCCTGATCGGCGGCAAGGTGATCGGCATTCTCGGCGCGAGCGCGCTGGCGGTGAAGCTCGGCTTCGCCGCGAAACCACGGGGCATGGGCTGGCGGGACATGACCGCGTTGTCGGTGCTCGGCGGCGTCGGGTTCACCGTCAGCCTGCTCATCGCCGACCTCGCGCTGGACGGCGCGCTGGCCGAACAGGCCAAGGCGGCGGTGCTGATCGCCTCGGCGATCGCCTCGCTGACCGCCGCCGCCCTGCTGCTACGCCGCAGCCGAGTCCACGCGAACGCCGAAGACCCCGAGGTCACCGACGACTAA
- a CDS encoding MarP family serine protease yields the protein MNWVDVLVVLLAVLAAISGARQGVLVALPAFLGVLIGAIAGIRLAPLIVDLFDNPALRVAVVVGVVVFLVALGETLGVWAGRKLRNKISSPKLSGVDNTLGAIVQGLVVFVVAWLIAVPLTSVAGLPGLSRAINNSTVLGGVDQVMPDSAQGLPNELRKLLDASGFPSIVAPFQQAPKADVAPPDENLQASSVVRQLRGSVLKVRGNAPSCSRALEGSGFVIAPQRVMTNAHVVAGTDETAVETPEGRLPARVVHFDPATDVAILAVPRLEAEPLSFADQPARAGDDAIALGYPLDGPYTATSARVRQQITLRGPDIYDTNTVQRDVFTVRAGIRSGNSGGPLVNPQGEVIGVVFGAAVEDPDTGFTLTAAEVAPEVAAAPGYGTAVSTGPCAA from the coding sequence GTGAACTGGGTCGACGTGCTCGTGGTGCTGCTGGCCGTGCTGGCGGCGATCTCCGGTGCGCGTCAGGGCGTGCTCGTCGCGCTGCCCGCCTTTCTCGGCGTGCTGATCGGGGCCATCGCGGGCATCCGGCTGGCCCCGCTGATCGTGGACCTGTTCGACAATCCCGCGCTGCGCGTGGCCGTGGTGGTCGGCGTGGTGGTCTTCCTGGTGGCGCTGGGCGAAACGCTCGGGGTGTGGGCGGGCCGCAAGCTGCGCAACAAGATCAGCTCACCGAAGCTGTCCGGAGTGGACAACACGCTCGGCGCGATCGTGCAGGGCCTGGTTGTTTTCGTGGTGGCGTGGCTGATCGCGGTGCCGCTGACCAGCGTGGCCGGGCTGCCGGGGCTGTCCAGGGCGATCAACAACTCGACCGTGCTCGGCGGGGTCGACCAGGTGATGCCGGATTCGGCGCAGGGCCTGCCGAACGAGCTGCGCAAGCTGCTCGACGCCTCGGGCTTCCCGTCCATCGTGGCCCCGTTCCAGCAGGCGCCGAAGGCCGATGTGGCGCCACCCGACGAGAACCTGCAGGCGAGCTCGGTGGTGCGTCAGCTGCGCGGCAGCGTGCTGAAGGTCAGGGGCAACGCGCCTTCGTGCTCCCGCGCGTTGGAGGGCAGCGGCTTCGTGATCGCGCCGCAGCGCGTGATGACCAACGCGCACGTGGTCGCCGGTACCGACGAGACCGCGGTCGAGACGCCGGAAGGCAGGCTCCCGGCCAGGGTGGTCCACTTCGATCCCGCGACCGACGTCGCGATCCTCGCCGTGCCGCGGCTCGAGGCCGAGCCGCTGTCGTTCGCCGACCAGCCCGCGCGCGCTGGAGACGACGCGATCGCGCTCGGCTATCCGCTCGACGGCCCGTACACCGCGACGTCGGCGCGTGTGCGGCAGCAGATCACCTTGCGTGGTCCGGACATCTACGACACCAACACCGTGCAGCGGGACGTGTTCACCGTGCGTGCCGGGATCCGCAGCGGGAACTCGGGCGGGCCGCTGGTGAACCCGCAGGGCGAGGTGATCGGCGTGGTGTTCGGCGCCGCGGTCGAGGACCCGGACACCGGCTTCACGCTGACCGCCGCGGAGGTGGCCCCGGAGGTGGCGGCGGCGCCGGGTTACGGGACCGCGGTCAGCACCGGGCCGTGCGCCGCCTGA
- a CDS encoding DNA polymerase III subunit beta has product MDLTASTPALAAALADAVRLLPSGGPGLLLRADAHGLVLAGNDHERPVRLACTALTHTDGEVLVPARPLAETVKVLDEPEVRLVVEGSRLAIRTARGRFALPLLDRELYLDGGELPVVGEIDGALLSRALAPVSATAARDDALPMFTGVRVSSSARGLSLLASDRFRMAAADLPWTGGEVDALVPAGLLAEVGKQVSGTVAVHADVNRFGLSWGRSTVATAVLDGGFLTEGSISMGAVETRLTVAADELAAAVRRTSLYAGPRGVVTLDVQDGTIRVAGTDPRAGEAEELVKSTVDGNRAAPSYQARYLLDALRPFSGGDTTLALQPGLRATLLTADSTPLRYYVMPMQPPVNVTAGPGRSP; this is encoded by the coding sequence ATGGATCTCACCGCGTCCACCCCGGCGCTGGCCGCCGCCCTCGCCGATGCCGTTCGCCTGCTGCCGTCCGGCGGTCCCGGCCTGCTCCTGCGTGCCGACGCGCACGGGCTGGTGCTGGCCGGGAACGACCACGAACGCCCGGTCCGGCTGGCCTGCACCGCGCTGACGCACACCGACGGCGAGGTGCTGGTGCCCGCCCGTCCGCTCGCCGAGACGGTGAAGGTGCTGGACGAGCCGGAGGTCCGGCTGGTGGTGGAGGGCTCGCGGCTGGCGATCCGCACGGCCCGCGGCAGGTTCGCGCTGCCGCTGCTGGACCGGGAGCTGTACCTGGACGGTGGTGAGCTGCCGGTGGTCGGCGAGATCGACGGCGCGCTGCTGTCGCGGGCGCTGGCCCCGGTGTCCGCGACCGCGGCGAGGGACGACGCGCTGCCGATGTTCACCGGCGTCCGCGTCTCGTCTTCCGCGCGGGGGTTGTCGCTGCTGGCCTCGGACCGGTTCCGGATGGCCGCCGCCGACCTGCCGTGGACGGGTGGCGAGGTGGACGCGCTGGTCCCGGCCGGGCTGCTGGCGGAGGTGGGCAAGCAGGTCAGCGGCACGGTCGCGGTGCACGCCGACGTGAACCGGTTCGGCCTGAGCTGGGGGCGGAGCACGGTTGCCACGGCCGTGCTGGACGGCGGTTTCCTGACCGAGGGCAGCATCTCGATGGGCGCGGTGGAGACCAGGCTGACGGTGGCCGCGGACGAACTGGCCGCCGCCGTGCGCCGCACCAGCCTCTACGCCGGGCCGCGGGGTGTGGTCACGCTCGACGTGCAGGACGGCACCATCCGCGTGGCGGGCACCGACCCGCGCGCCGGGGAGGCCGAGGAACTGGTGAAGTCCACTGTGGACGGCAACCGGGCGGCGCCGAGCTACCAGGCGCGTTACCTGCTGGACGCCCTACGCCCCTTCAGCGGCGGGGACACCACGCTCGCCCTGCAACCGGGCCTGCGGGCCACCCTGCTCACCGCCGATTCGACGCCGCTGCGGTACTACGTGATGCCCATGCAGCCCCCGGTGAACGTCACCGCCGGGCCAGGCCGATCACCTTGA
- a CDS encoding NUDIX hydrolase, whose protein sequence is MSEHGPLVDAGSVPEWLGPLVTASGEVDASAFTRFRPPRGTKTRPAAVLVLFGEGPRGPDVLLLRRADTLGSHAGQVAFPGGGADAGDGGPVGTALREAEEETGVLPSGVRPVAVLPDLWVPVSGFSVTPVLAHWVNPSPVHAVDPGETAAVARVAVEDLLDPANRFQVRRKGYDWVGPVFEVDGLFVWGFTAGLLSTILRLGGWHREWDESDVRDLDEALAAHAARARAVYNGGSREREQS, encoded by the coding sequence ATGAGCGAACACGGGCCGCTGGTCGACGCCGGGAGCGTGCCGGAATGGCTGGGCCCGCTGGTCACCGCCAGCGGGGAGGTGGACGCGTCGGCGTTCACCAGGTTCCGCCCGCCGCGTGGCACGAAGACCCGGCCGGCGGCGGTGCTGGTGCTCTTCGGTGAGGGCCCGCGCGGGCCGGACGTGCTGCTGCTGCGCCGGGCCGACACCCTCGGCTCGCACGCCGGTCAGGTCGCGTTCCCCGGTGGTGGCGCCGACGCCGGTGACGGCGGCCCGGTCGGGACCGCGTTGCGGGAGGCCGAGGAGGAGACCGGTGTGCTGCCGTCCGGGGTGCGCCCGGTGGCCGTGCTGCCGGACCTGTGGGTGCCGGTGTCCGGCTTCTCGGTCACCCCCGTGCTCGCCCACTGGGTGAACCCTTCGCCGGTGCACGCCGTAGATCCAGGGGAGACCGCGGCGGTGGCGCGGGTCGCGGTCGAGGACCTGCTCGACCCGGCCAACCGGTTCCAGGTGCGCCGGAAGGGATATGACTGGGTGGGACCGGTTTTCGAGGTCGACGGGCTTTTTGTGTGGGGCTTCACCGCCGGCCTGCTGTCGACGATCCTGCGGCTCGGCGGCTGGCACCGCGAGTGGGACGAATCCGACGTCCGGGATCTCGACGAAGCGCTGGCCGCGCACGCGGCGCGGGCACGGGCGGTGTACAACGGTGGCTCCAGGGAGAGGGAGCAATCGTGA
- a CDS encoding phage holin family protein, whose amino-acid sequence MKRVSSPKHQLNDADGMGAVPYLPLSDDSERNGEQSIGALVKDATQHLSTLVRAEVELAKSEVVGEVKKGVKGSVFFIVALVVALYSSFFFFFFLGELLSEWLQRWAAFGIVFALMLVVAALCGFLGYRKMKKIRAPERTIDSFKETAAALKSRQPSGDELPAVRD is encoded by the coding sequence ATGAAGCGCGTGAGCAGCCCCAAGCACCAACTCAACGATGCCGATGGCATGGGCGCCGTCCCCTACCTGCCGCTGTCCGACGACAGCGAGCGCAACGGGGAGCAGTCGATCGGTGCGCTGGTCAAGGACGCCACACAGCACCTGTCGACGCTGGTCCGTGCCGAGGTCGAGCTGGCCAAGTCGGAGGTCGTCGGCGAGGTCAAGAAGGGCGTCAAGGGCAGCGTCTTCTTCATCGTCGCTCTGGTCGTCGCCCTGTACAGCTCGTTCTTCTTCTTTTTCTTCCTCGGCGAACTGCTGTCCGAGTGGCTGCAGCGCTGGGCCGCCTTCGGCATCGTGTTCGCGCTGATGCTGGTGGTCGCCGCGCTGTGCGGCTTCCTCGGTTATCGCAAGATGAAGAAGATCCGCGCGCCGGAACGCACGATCGACAGCTTCAAGGAAACCGCCGCCGCGCTGAAGTCGCGCCAGCCGTCCGGGGACGAACTCCCCGCGGTGCGCGACTGA
- the nth gene encoding endonuclease III yields MKRCLDEAYPDAHCELDFTTPLELLVAVVLSAQTTDVRVNQVTPALFARYRTAADYAGADRTELEEYLRPTGFYRAKANSLMGLGAALVERFDGEVPGNQADLVTLPGVGRKTANVVLGDAFGVPGITVDTHFGRLVRRWGWTTLEDPVKVEHAVGELIPRKEWTMLSHRTIFHGRRVCHARKPACGACPLARDCPSYGTGPTEFEEAAKLVKGEEREHLLAMVANS; encoded by the coding sequence ATGAAACGTTGCCTCGACGAGGCCTATCCGGACGCCCACTGCGAGCTGGACTTCACCACGCCGCTGGAGCTGCTCGTGGCCGTGGTGCTGTCCGCGCAGACCACCGACGTCCGGGTGAACCAGGTCACCCCGGCGTTGTTCGCGCGCTACCGCACGGCCGCCGACTACGCCGGTGCCGACCGCACCGAGCTGGAGGAGTACCTCCGGCCGACCGGCTTCTACCGGGCCAAGGCGAACTCGCTGATGGGGCTCGGCGCGGCGCTGGTCGAGCGGTTCGACGGCGAGGTGCCGGGCAACCAGGCCGACCTGGTCACCCTGCCCGGCGTCGGCCGCAAGACCGCGAACGTGGTGCTCGGGGACGCCTTCGGCGTGCCGGGGATCACCGTGGACACCCACTTCGGCAGGCTGGTCCGCCGCTGGGGCTGGACCACGCTCGAGGACCCGGTGAAGGTCGAGCACGCGGTCGGCGAGCTGATCCCGCGCAAGGAGTGGACGATGCTGTCCCACCGGACGATCTTCCACGGCAGGCGCGTCTGCCACGCCCGCAAGCCGGCCTGCGGGGCCTGCCCGCTGGCGCGCGACTGCCCGTCCTACGGCACCGGGCCGACCGAGTTCGAAGAGGCCGCGAAGCTGGTCAAGGGGGAGGAGCGCGAACACCTGCTGGCGATGGTGGCGAACTCTTGA
- a CDS encoding type II toxin-antitoxin system VapC family toxin — protein sequence MSAARPRVLLDTSAVLDPPERADLPPDSEVAISAITLAELAAGVHAATRPRERAVRLARLQRVEASIASLSFSPAAARMYGQLYAMVLEAGKSPRPRRMDLLIASVAAIHGLPLVTRNAPDFEDLEPLVKVIGLARR from the coding sequence ATGAGCGCGGCACGCCCCAGGGTCCTGCTCGACACGTCGGCCGTGCTCGATCCGCCAGAGCGAGCCGACCTCCCGCCGGACAGCGAGGTCGCGATCAGTGCCATCACGCTGGCCGAACTCGCCGCGGGTGTGCACGCCGCGACGCGGCCTCGCGAGCGGGCGGTCCGGCTCGCGAGATTGCAGCGCGTCGAAGCGAGCATCGCGTCGCTTTCCTTCTCGCCAGCGGCGGCTCGCATGTACGGCCAGCTTTACGCGATGGTGTTGGAAGCTGGCAAAAGCCCGCGCCCACGCCGGATGGATCTGCTGATCGCGTCGGTCGCCGCCATTCACGGTTTGCCGCTGGTGACCAGGAACGCCCCTGACTTCGAGGATCTCGAGCCGCTGGTCAAGGTGATCGGCCTGGCCCGGCGGTGA